A single Paenibacillus antri DNA region contains:
- a CDS encoding CtsR family transcriptional regulator, with the protein MRNTSDMIEQYLKQLLQQSADGIIELQRNELAEQFQCVPSQINYVISTRFTLDKGYLVESKRGGGGYIRIQKVDLGMHEMIHVEVSQTIGSEIDQSAAEGLIYRLEEAKLVSCREANLMKAAMHRETIGLKLPLRDEVRARMLKAMLVALLTK; encoded by the coding sequence ATGCGGAATACGTCCGACATGATCGAACAATATTTGAAGCAGCTTCTGCAGCAAAGCGCCGACGGCATCATCGAGCTGCAGCGCAACGAGCTGGCCGAGCAATTCCAGTGCGTTCCGTCGCAGATCAATTATGTCATCAGCACCCGCTTCACGCTCGATAAGGGGTATCTGGTCGAGAGCAAGCGCGGGGGCGGCGGATACATCCGGATTCAGAAGGTCGATCTCGGCATGCACGAGATGATTCACGTCGAGGTGTCGCAGACGATCGGCTCCGAGATCGACCAATCCGCCGCGGAAGGGCTGATCTATCGGCTCGAGGAAGCGAAGCTCGTCTCCTGCCGCGAGGCGAACCTCATGAAGGCGGCGATGCATCGCGAGACGATCGGCCTCAAGCTCCCGCTGCGGGACGAGGTTCGGGCTCGCAT
- a CDS encoding ArsR/SmtB family transcription factor — MSRTIQQFKAEFFKALAHPMRIRILEVLSEGSKNVNELQTILGSEGSAVSQQLAVLRNKNVVFGVKEGTTVVYSLRDPLIKDLLEVAKRIFDNHLVDAISLLEDMRKES; from the coding sequence ATGAGCCGGACGATTCAACAATTCAAAGCGGAATTTTTCAAAGCCTTGGCTCACCCGATGCGGATCCGCATTCTCGAAGTGCTGAGCGAGGGCAGCAAGAACGTGAACGAGCTGCAGACGATTCTCGGCTCCGAGGGCTCGGCGGTGTCGCAGCAGCTCGCGGTGCTCCGGAACAAGAACGTCGTCTTCGGCGTGAAGGAAGGCACGACGGTCGTCTACTCGCTGCGGGATCCGCTGATCAAGGATTTGCTCGAGGTCGCGAAGCGAATCTTCGACAATCATCTGGTCGATGCCATCTCGCTGCTCGAGGACATGCGGAAAGAGTCGTAA